GATGACCAACCCATAGCTATagatgaggggagtggaacctcaCCCCAGCATGTTATCGTGAAAGAGGTTAGTGTTATAGTGTAACAAATGACAGTACATCAAATGTGATCAGTTTGTTTCAGAAAGGCTCCCCTCAGCTATTCACTTGCTTACATGTACATCCTGATTTATCTGCCGTAGGGGAGCTTGTGAGACTTCCCTATGACATTGTTATCTAATTCAACTCTTGTACCGCTAATAACCTCCCCTCTTCTTGTCTCAGTCTGCAGATgcagaggctgcaggtcctgggGTCAAGCTGGAGAGGTCTGAAGGAGAGGACCCATTgcacagcagagacatccagGATGGTGCAGCGTCTGGAGTGGCACCCCATGTAGCCATGGAGGACCCCACCACCACACCAGCGCTGCCCAGGACCCGACACAGCATCACGGATGTCAGTGGAACGCTGAATGCTGTCCTCAAGTCAGAGTCGGACACTACGACTTTAACAGTGCTGGAGCGACTGAGCGGTCCTCCTGCTCCCCGCTCAGAGTATTTCGTTTACGGGAGCCCGAGGACGGTTCTGTTCCATCAGGACTCAAGTGACACGTTACAGAATAGCAATGATCCGTCCTATTCATAcactacagagacagagatgatACCTGGTGACATGCCTGTGGGCTTAGATACACAGACTAATCCAATGAGAGGGGACTGGAACCAGTACAGCAgtagtgtatactctgaagggtccctagataagaaaggggagggtctggtTGTAGATGAGGTGACTGTGAAGGAGGAGGGCGACCCTCCTCTGACATGGAATGCAGACGATACTCACTTAGGAGAAGGACAGTCGCAGGGCAACACTAGTGACTTCTTAGACTACAGGGAAAGCTTAGAGCCAAATCCAAATATCGCAACCCACTCCCCTTTACACGCGTTCAGGGATTCAGACCCAGAGTCCACATCGATGGCACCTTCCAATTCACACGGCTGCGTCCTTTTTGATCAGGTATTGAATTCAAAGGATGTAAGGTCCAAGACTCGGGGAGGGGGAGAAACATCAGGTAACAGTAAAGAgaaacggttcctctgcatgttctgtaacaaaggcttcagctgcccCCAGAAGGTGGAGATTCACCAGAGGGTCCATACAGGGGAGAAATtattcagctgtacccagtgtcccATGCGCTTCACCCAGGCTGGCACGCTGAAGagacaccagagggtccacacaggggagaaacccttcagctgtacccagtgtcacatgcgcttTACACAGTCTGGCAACCTGAagatccaccagagggtccacataggggtgaaacccttcagctgtacccagtgtcacatgtGCTTCTCCCAGGCTTGGAACCTGAAGAGCCACCAGAGGGTCCACTCAGGtgagaaacccttcagctgtccCCAGTGTCACATGAGCTTCTCCCACTCGTCcagcctgaagaggcaccagagggtccacacagggaaGAAAATTTACAGCTGCCACTAGTTTGGAAATACTTTTTCCCACCAGAACcagctgaagatgcacctgaagcTTCACATGGGAGAAAGGCAGTTTGCCTGTAAGCACTGCAGGAAGAGGTTCTCATaggagctacctcaggatacaccagcagaaaaaacATTTCACTATATAACGTAGAAAGTAACCATTCCACTCGATAGCTTCTGACGTTTAGATCAAACCTTGCATTGAAGACAAAGATATTCTTGTTATTCTAAACAGAATGTAACAGATTTCAGTGTTGAATATTCCTGTGTAGAATATTGCATCCAGGCAGTGGctgtgtccgaatacccatactagcgtACTTCATACTTAAACTGCATATTCATTTTGGCATTTGATCTAGTAGAATTCACTAATCTTTTCCGACTCATGTGTTTGATAACAGCTGATAATCCAAGAAATTGATGCGCTGTATCAAAATGAACGAATGGTAGGAGTCAACGCAATCGCACATTCAGTGTACTTTTTTCAAAATTTGACATATAACAGACTTAGCAAGTAGGGGGGGGGGCTCTTCTGTCTTAACATCAGTGGGAAGCTGGTCCCACCATTGGGCTGCCAGGACAGAGAAgcgctttgactgggctgagtgggGTCTGATCCCTCGTAGGGGTGGGacggccaagagaccagaggagGCAGAACAGAATgcttggggtgtagggtttgagcatagcctgaaggtagggaggggcagttccccttgctgctctgtaggcaagcaccatggtcttgtagtggatgtgagcttcgactggaagccagtagAGTGTGCCAAGGAGCAGTTGAACActttgggaaggttgaacaccaggcgggctttggcattctggataagttgcaggggtttgatggcacaagcagggagcccagccaacagagagttgcagtagtctagactggagatgacaagagcctggattaggacctgcgccacttcctgtgtgaggaaggGTCGTACTCTactgttgtagagcatgaacctgcaggaaagtcactgctttgatgtttgcagagaatgacagggtgttgtccaagGTCACGCCAAGGGTCTTTGCACTCTTGTAGGGGGACACAGTGGAGATATCAACCATGATGGAGAAGTCTTGGAGTGGGCAGACCTCTCCCAGGAGAAAGAGCAGTTatgtcttgtcgaggttgagcttgaggtggtgggccgacatccaagctgagatgtcTGCTAAGCACACAGAGATGCGTCTATGTGTGGTTTTCATATGGTGTATTTAACACTTGTTTatgtttaataaacacaaaatgggACTTTTCATTCTAAGACTTTCATTGAGACTCTTTAGTATATATCACTTCGGATCTCGCCCTATTCTGCCTACACACGAGAGTGCTTTATAATCAATATAATGTACACTTACTAAATATAcctacacatacccacacactaacaaacacctactgtacatgtcAAAATATTTTAGTCAGGTTTGTCTGACTTGACTTAAGTTATTTTTACCCACAACATTGTTTTGTCCACCATGATGAGTTTAACAACAATGAAGTCAttctgtaactacagtataggACTCAAATGTAGTGAGGGTGGGTTAATACTCCATGTTGAAAGTGTGTTTATTATCCGTGTATGTACCTTAGGGtagtgtatgtctgtgtaatTTGTATCACCTGTCTCTTCCAGGAGGGTCTAGAGGTGCTGCTGGTGAAGGAAGAGAGGTGTGAGGAGGGTCTGGGGATCCCTGAAGGTAGTGACGGGATGATTAATACAGAAGCTCCGATGCAGTTTTCTAAGCACTACTGATTCGACAACGTTTCAATGCTTGCGTCAAAGTAACAATACCATGTGAGGATGACGTTCGAAGCTTCGGGCGTCACAGTATCATCTGACAGGTGTCGGATTTCCAGTCGGAGCTCATATTTTCCtccagagttcccagttattTTGAACGCACTTAAGTCGGAGATTTGAGTTTCCAGTTGCTCTAAAGAAGGCATGAGAGTGCCGATCTCATTCCAGCTCTGCTGGGAGCTTTCAAGAATCTTAGAATTTTGTCTAGATAATTCAGTTTTAGCAGGTGAAAGATAGTTCAGGGCGTACAGCCAAATGGCGGATTAATCTATCCTGAAACCATAACACAGTATCGAATCTTGAGACTTTTTCTTTTTCAGAACAGTGATTGTAAATGAAACAACTATAGTAGTTTTTATTGATAATTATCAAATGATGTATCCAAAGTTTGTTGTCAATATGTAAAAGTGAGTGGAAAAAGTTTAATTAAAACCCAAGGTAAAGTTGACAAGCAGTTACCTCGTGATAAATGAGGTAAAAAGCTTCGTTTGATCCAAGTCAGTAGCTTCCAAAACAACGACCTCTGCTGCACAGTACTTAGACTTATTCTAGATATTCTTCTGCTTTTCTCACCTGACAGGTGGCTCAGCCTGTAGAGCAGCGAAAGTCAGTCGTCTTCTAACAGCACAAGATTAAACTAGCTACATTGTATTTCTAACTTTTATATTCTGAGTTTAGATAAGCATAGGCtgctcagttttttttatttaacatctTAAATCATGCCATGTAACCACCATATTTTGTAAAGTTGTTCGTTTCAAACACTGAGCTAGTGTGCTTTTTCGAACCATGATTTGCAAAATTCTTGATCCCACGGAATTTCTTCAATAAAATGTTTCTGTTATACATACACCGACCTCTACTGGACACCGTATTTACCAATTTACTTCGATTTTTAAATATTCTAGTACATCAACGCTGGGTGCAGGTAGGGGCAGCGATTTGGGATCAGACACTAGCATAGGCACAATATATAATCCTGGCTATGGTTGAAAATGTCGTTTCTTCCCATAGTTgttcaaataaaactttttttGTGTAACCTATGATAATGTTTTGTCTTTGGGATCCTAAATAATACCCGTTTTTAATAAACTGGCGGCAAAAAGGATAAATAGGATGTGAATCCCACATTCTAATTGAATGTATTAAATCAACGCTCACACCTACCCATTGCACCACGACGTTTTGATGGATGCATCGGGAAA
This genomic window from Salvelinus namaycush isolate Seneca chromosome 8, SaNama_1.0, whole genome shotgun sequence contains:
- the LOC120052943 gene encoding zinc finger protein 566-like isoform X3, translated to MTHLSAKNHILTPGEGHRSFMKPVGHNVWRDDQPIAIDEGSGTSPQHVIVKESADAEAAGPGVKLERSEGEDPLHSRDIQDGAASGVAPHVAMEDPTTTPALPRTRHSITDVSGTLNAVLKSESDTTTLTVLERLSGPPAPRSEYFVYGSPRTVLFHQDSSDTLQNSNDPSYSYTTETEMIPGDMPVGLDTQTNPMRGDWNQYSSSVYSEGSLDKKGEGLVVDEVTVKEEGDPPLTWNADDTHLGEGQSQGNTSDFLDYRESLEPNPNIATHSPLHAFRDSDPESTSMAPSNSHGCVLFDQVLNSKDVRSKTRGGGETSGNSKEKRFLCMFCNKGFSCPQKVEIHQRVHTGEKLFSCTQCPMRFTQAGTLKRHQRVHTGEKPFSCTQCHMRFTQSGNLKIHQRVHIGVKPFSCTQCHMCFSQAWNLKSHQRVHSGEKPFSCPQCHMSFSHSSSLKRHQRVHTGKKIYSCH
- the LOC120052943 gene encoding zinc finger protein 620-like isoform X2; protein product: MAKRMVFHTQIASIMEVLANAAVAEVCKLVDDDYAVFCLEITQSQKENSVLRTELKVARERAEKTARERVLASRPSSVKILDRYRGMARGEGHRSFMKPVGHNVWRDDQPIAIDEGSGTSPQHVIVKESADAEAAGPGVKLERSEGEDPLHSRDIQDGAASGVAPHVAMEDPTTTPALPRTRHSITDVSGTLNAVLKSESDTTTLTVLERLSGPPAPRSEYFVYGSPRTVLFHQDSSDTLQNSNDPSYSYTTETEMIPGDMPVGLDTQTNPMRGDWNQYSSSVYSEGSLDKKGEGLVVDEVTVKEEGDPPLTWNADDTHLGEGQSQGNTSDFLDYRESLEPNPNIATHSPLHAFRDSDPESTSMAPSNSHGCVLFDQVLNSKDVRSKTRGGGETSGNSKEKRFLCMFCNKGFSCPQKVEIHQRVHTGEKLFSCTQCPMRFTQAGTLKRHQRVHTGEKPFSCTQCHMRFTQSGNLKIHQRVHIGVKPFSCTQCHMCFSQAWNLKSHQRVHSGGSRGAAGEGREV
- the LOC120052943 gene encoding zinc finger protein 620-like isoform X1; this encodes MAKRMVFHTQIASIMEVLANAAVAEVCKLVDDDYAVFCLEITQSQKENSVLRTELKVARERAEKTARERVLASRPSSVKILDRYRGMARGEGHRSFMKPVGHNVWRDDQPIAIDEGSGTSPQHVIVKESADAEAAGPGVKLERSEGEDPLHSRDIQDGAASGVAPHVAMEDPTTTPALPRTRHSITDVSGTLNAVLKSESDTTTLTVLERLSGPPAPRSEYFVYGSPRTVLFHQDSSDTLQNSNDPSYSYTTETEMIPGDMPVGLDTQTNPMRGDWNQYSSSVYSEGSLDKKGEGLVVDEVTVKEEGDPPLTWNADDTHLGEGQSQGNTSDFLDYRESLEPNPNIATHSPLHAFRDSDPESTSMAPSNSHGCVLFDQVLNSKDVRSKTRGGGETSGNSKEKRFLCMFCNKGFSCPQKVEIHQRVHTGEKLFSCTQCPMRFTQAGTLKRHQRVHTGEKPFSCTQCHMRFTQSGNLKIHQRVHIGVKPFSCTQCHMCFSQAWNLKSHQRVHSGEKPFSCPQCHMSFSHSSSLKRHQRVHTGKKIYSCH